A single genomic interval of Pyrus communis chromosome 7, drPyrComm1.1, whole genome shotgun sequence harbors:
- the LOC137741069 gene encoding nuclear transcription factor Y subunit B-3-like, with product MADSDNDSGGPNDRSHAHSGELSAREQDRFLPIANVSRIMKKALPANAKISKDAKETVQECVSEFISFVTGEASDKCQREKRKTINGDDLLWAMTTLGFEEYVEPLKIYLQKYREMEGEKSTMGGGGGGREKDSSCGGGGAASGGGGGGGISSGISVGGYNEGYGGMVMMGHHNHHQGHVRGSGGGYQQNHMAMGGGGGRKSGGSSGGGNGGASVVR from the coding sequence ATGGCCGATTCGGACAACGACTCCGGAGGTCCCAACGACAGAAGCCATGCTCATAGCGGAGAGCTGTCGGCGCGTGAGCAGGACCGCTTCCTTCCGATCGCGAACGTGAGCCGGATCATGAAGAAGGCGCTGCCGGCGAACGCGAAGATATCAAAGGACGCGAAGGAGACGGTGCAGGAGTGCGTGTCGGAGTTCATCAGCTTCGTCACAGGAGAGGCCTCAGACAAGTGCCAGAGGGAGAAGAGGAAGACGATCAACGGCGACGATTTGCTATGGGCGATGACGACGTTGGGGTTCGAGGAGTACGTGGAGCCGCTCAAGATTTATTTGCAAAAGTATCGGGAGATGGAGGGCGAGAAGAGCACTATGGGCGGTGGCGGCGGTGGCAGAGAGAAAGATAGTAGTTGCGGAGGCGGCGGTGCGGCGTCTGGTGGTGGCGGAGGCGGCGGTATCAGCTCTGGGATAAGTGTTGGTGGGTATAACGAGGGTTATGGTGGAATGGTGATGATGGGTCATCATAACCATCATCAGGGACACGTGAGGGGTTCTGGTGGAGGGTATCAGCAGAACCATATGGCTATGGGAGGTGGAGGGGGTAGGAAGAGTGGTGGTTCAAGTGGTG